Part of the Deltaproteobacteria bacterium genome, GAAAATATGAGATCGTAACAGTGATGGGAAAATATTTAGATCCCATTGCAGATAAACTTATCATCAACACTGCGATGATTTTAATGATACCAATAGGTCGTATTTCCGCATGGATTGTCGCTGTTATTATTATCAGGGATTTTGTTGTCGACGGCATCAGGACTATCGCCTCATCAGAGGGCATCGTTATTCAAGCCAGCAAGCTTGGTAAGCAAAAAACCATGTGTCAAATCTTTGCTTTATCTGCCCTTATGATTCATTATCCGTTTCTGGGCGCAGATGCCCATGCCATAGGTACGGTCATACTTTATCTTGCCC contains:
- the pgsA gene encoding CDP-diacylglycerol--glycerol-3-phosphate 3-phosphatidyltransferase; amino-acid sequence: MNVPNTITMLRVTIIPVLFFLLLSPGQTESLVIATFFVLAALTDLLDGYLARKYEIVTVMGKYLDPIADKLIINTAMILMIPIGRISAWIVAVIIIRDFVVDGIRTIASSEGIVIQASKLGKQKTMCQIFALSALMIHYPFLGADAHAIGTVILYLALVLSVYSGFDYFMKFYREIARK